The following proteins are encoded in a genomic region of Streptomyces collinus Tu 365:
- a CDS encoding PP2C family protein-serine/threonine phosphatase: protein MRPGEVEESPYARAGGRLPGDPVPDPGTGHPGPPLPPDGRHGRRPAPRTLARALPVLLIAGGILYDLLTPRVFTAVPFFTAAPLVAAPLSALRTTLLTGLAALVATFAVHARFGTGADASLVTEVVTVATVALLAVAINRVVRLGDRRLASAREIAEAAQRAVLPEPAARIAGFDIAARYEAARKDAFIGGDLYAVQDSPHGVRVIVGDVRGKGLGAVAAVAVVIGAFREAAEQESALEGVAERLERALAREGTRRDGVDAFEGFTTAVLAELPHGADTVRIVNRGHPPPLMLHADGSLRCLIPYEPALPLGMSDLGRWPDRAIESAFPGGATLLLYTDGLSEARDAHGRFYDPWRRLAGRRFPDPRTLLARLVAEVRRHSGGGTEDDMALLAVRRP from the coding sequence GTGCGCCCTGGTGAGGTGGAGGAGAGTCCGTACGCCAGAGCGGGCGGCCGGCTCCCCGGCGACCCCGTCCCCGATCCCGGGACCGGTCACCCTGGCCCGCCGCTGCCGCCGGACGGGCGCCACGGCCGCCGTCCCGCCCCGCGCACCCTCGCCCGCGCCCTGCCGGTGCTGCTGATCGCGGGCGGGATCCTGTACGACCTGCTCACCCCGCGCGTCTTCACCGCGGTCCCCTTCTTCACCGCCGCCCCGCTGGTGGCCGCGCCCCTGTCCGCACTGCGCACCACGCTGCTCACGGGTCTCGCCGCCCTGGTCGCCACCTTCGCCGTGCACGCGCGCTTCGGCACCGGCGCGGACGCGAGCCTGGTGACCGAGGTCGTCACGGTGGCCACCGTCGCGCTGCTGGCCGTCGCCATCAACCGGGTCGTACGCCTGGGCGACCGGCGGCTCGCCTCCGCCCGCGAGATCGCCGAGGCCGCCCAGCGGGCCGTGCTGCCCGAGCCGGCCGCCCGGATCGCCGGCTTCGACATCGCGGCCCGCTACGAGGCGGCGCGCAAGGACGCCTTCATCGGCGGCGACCTGTACGCCGTGCAGGACAGCCCGCACGGCGTCCGGGTCATCGTCGGGGACGTGCGCGGCAAGGGCCTGGGCGCGGTCGCCGCCGTCGCCGTGGTGATCGGCGCGTTCCGCGAGGCCGCCGAGCAGGAGAGCGCGCTGGAGGGGGTGGCCGAACGGCTGGAGCGCGCGCTGGCCCGCGAGGGCACCCGGCGCGACGGGGTCGACGCCTTCGAGGGGTTCACCACCGCCGTCCTCGCCGAACTCCCGCACGGCGCGGACACCGTCCGGATCGTCAACCGCGGCCACCCGCCGCCGCTGATGCTGCACGCCGACGGCTCGCTGCGCTGCCTGATCCCGTACGAGCCCGCGCTGCCGCTCGGCATGAGCGACCTGGGCCGGTGGCCCGACCGGGCGATCGAGTCGGCCTTCCCGGGCGGTGCGACCCTGCTGCTGTACACCGACGGCCTCTCCGAGGCACGGGACGCGCACGGCCGTTTCTACGACCCCTGGCGCCGGCTCGCCGGACGCCGCTTCCCCGACCCGCGCACCCTGCTCGCCCGCCTCGTCGCCGAGGTGCGCCGGCACTCCGGCGGCGGCACGGAGGACGACATGGCGCTGCTCGCCGTACGGCGGCCCTGA
- a CDS encoding dihydrofolate reductase family protein — MPYPYVLLSAAVSLDGYLDDTGPDRLLLSGPADFDRVDEVRASVDAILIGAGTIRADNPRLLVNSPERRAAREAGGRPAYPLKVTVTASGDLDPGAHFWHTGGEKLVYTTDQGAARAARALGRTADVVSLGPALDWRALLQHLHDERGVRRLMVEGGGTVHTQLLQQGLADELQLVLAPLFVGDPAAPRMFGPGAYQGGRLRLTETRRIEDVVLMRYEPTAPGTGPLPTAADRRWLRTACELAALCPPSRTAFSVGAVVVAADGTELARGHSREGGDPVVHAEEAALAKIDPADPRLAGATVYSSLEPCSRRASRPAPCAELILRAGARRVVTAWREPDTFVPAADGAGVLAGAGVDVVELPDYEGRAKAPNAHLLP; from the coding sequence ATGCCGTACCCGTACGTCCTGCTGTCCGCCGCCGTCTCCCTCGACGGCTACCTGGACGACACCGGCCCCGACCGGCTCCTGCTGTCCGGACCCGCCGACTTCGACCGGGTCGACGAGGTGCGCGCCTCCGTCGACGCCATCCTGATCGGCGCCGGCACCATCCGCGCCGACAACCCGCGCCTGCTGGTGAACTCGCCCGAGCGGCGCGCGGCCCGCGAGGCCGGCGGCAGGCCCGCCTACCCCCTGAAGGTCACCGTCACGGCCTCCGGCGACCTCGACCCCGGCGCGCACTTCTGGCACACCGGTGGCGAGAAGCTCGTGTACACCACCGACCAAGGCGCCGCCCGGGCCGCCCGCGCCCTCGGCCGCACCGCCGACGTGGTCTCCCTCGGCCCCGCCCTCGACTGGCGCGCCCTGCTGCAGCACCTGCACGACGAGCGCGGCGTCCGGCGCCTGATGGTCGAGGGCGGCGGAACCGTCCACACCCAGCTCCTCCAGCAGGGCCTCGCCGACGAGCTCCAGCTCGTCCTCGCCCCGCTGTTCGTGGGCGACCCGGCCGCCCCGCGGATGTTCGGCCCCGGGGCGTACCAGGGCGGCCGGCTCCGGCTCACCGAGACCCGGCGGATCGAGGACGTCGTCCTCATGCGTTACGAGCCCACCGCGCCCGGCACCGGCCCGCTACCCACCGCCGCCGACCGGCGCTGGCTGCGCACCGCCTGCGAGCTGGCCGCCCTCTGCCCGCCCTCGCGGACGGCCTTCAGCGTCGGCGCGGTGGTGGTCGCCGCCGACGGCACCGAGCTGGCGCGCGGCCACTCGCGGGAGGGCGGCGACCCCGTCGTGCACGCCGAGGAGGCGGCCCTCGCCAAGATCGACCCCGCCGACCCGCGCCTCGCCGGCGCCACCGTCTACAGCAGTCTGGAGCCCTGCTCCCGCCGCGCCTCCCGTCCCGCCCCCTGCGCGGAGCTGATCCTGCGGGCGGGCGCCCGCAGGGTCGTCACGGCGTGGCGGGAGCCCGACACGTTCGTGCCGGCGGCGGACGGCGCCGGCGTCCTTGCCGGGGCCGGCGTGGACGTCGTCGAGCTGCCCGACTACGAGGGCCGCGCGAAGGCGCCCAACGCCCACCTCCTGCCCTGA
- a CDS encoding MarR family winged helix-turn-helix transcriptional regulator, with amino-acid sequence MTTRWLTPEEQRAWRAYIAASRLLEDAIDRQLQQEAGMPHLFYSVLANLSEAPERRLRMTDLAETLKITRSRLTYAVTRLERDGLVRREDCPRDRRSSIAVLTDAGTAVLERTAPGHVDTVRTTLFDRLTPEQVGQLEEICSGIARTLEGEEAGAAPEGVPWRRRSSPCAGTSGGLSGESAEGSSAGPSGPSA; translated from the coding sequence ATGACGACCCGCTGGCTCACTCCCGAGGAGCAGCGCGCCTGGCGCGCGTACATCGCCGCCTCCCGGCTGCTGGAGGACGCGATCGACCGCCAGCTCCAGCAGGAGGCCGGCATGCCGCACCTGTTCTACTCCGTGCTGGCCAATCTGTCCGAGGCGCCCGAGCGGCGCCTGCGCATGACCGACCTCGCCGAGACGCTGAAGATCACCCGCAGCAGGCTGACGTACGCGGTGACCAGACTGGAGCGGGACGGCCTCGTACGGCGGGAGGACTGCCCCCGGGACCGGCGCAGCAGCATCGCGGTGCTGACCGACGCGGGGACGGCCGTGCTGGAGCGTACGGCACCGGGGCACGTCGACACGGTCCGCACGACCCTCTTCGACCGGCTCACGCCCGAGCAGGTGGGGCAGCTGGAGGAGATCTGCTCGGGGATCGCCCGGACCCTGGAGGGGGAGGAGGCCGGGGCGGCCCCCGAAGGCGTGCCCTGGCGGCGGCGCTCGTCGCCGTGTGCGGGGACGAGCGGGGGGCTGTCCGGGGAGTCGGCCGAAGGCTCGTCCGCGGGGCCTTCCGGCCCGTCCGCGTAA
- a CDS encoding GTP cyclohydrolase II yields the protein MPDTPAATPRARVRVPLHFADGYAVDAELVTFHGLADGQEHIAVVLGEPGPVPLVRLHSECLTGDVFGSARCDCGPQLREAVERIAERGGVLLYLRQEGRGIGLYNKLDAYALQDRGLDTYEANAALGLPEDARDYTAAAQMLRALGVDELDLLSNNPDKAGQLRALGVAVRDRVPTGVFTTAHNVRYLRAKVLQTQHTLPLAELTELSAG from the coding sequence ATGCCCGACACCCCCGCCGCAACGCCGCGCGCCCGCGTGCGGGTACCGCTGCACTTCGCCGACGGGTACGCCGTCGACGCCGAACTCGTCACCTTCCACGGCCTGGCCGACGGCCAGGAGCACATCGCCGTCGTCCTCGGCGAGCCCGGCCCGGTCCCCCTGGTGCGGCTGCACTCCGAGTGCCTGACCGGGGACGTCTTCGGCTCGGCCCGCTGCGACTGCGGCCCCCAGCTGCGCGAGGCGGTCGAGCGGATCGCCGAGCGCGGGGGCGTGCTGCTGTACCTGCGCCAGGAGGGGCGCGGCATCGGGCTGTACAACAAGCTCGACGCCTACGCGCTGCAGGACCGGGGCCTGGACACCTACGAGGCGAACGCCGCGCTCGGCCTGCCGGAGGACGCCCGCGACTACACGGCCGCCGCGCAGATGCTGCGCGCGCTCGGCGTCGACGAGCTCGACCTGCTCTCCAACAACCCCGACAAGGCGGGGCAGCTCCGCGCCCTCGGGGTCGCCGTCCGCGACCGCGTCCCCACGGGCGTCTTCACCACCGCCCACAACGTCCGCTACCTGCGGGCGAAGGTCCTGCAGACCCAGCACACGCTGCCGCTCGCGGAGTTGACGGAACTCAGCGCGGGCTGA
- a CDS encoding amino acid permease, which yields MTEDAAVRSRAEGPSDEERLAQLGYTQVLARRMSAFSNYAVSFTIISVLSGCLTLYLFGMITGGPAVITWGWVAVGLMTLFVGLSMAEICSAYPTSAGLYFWAHRLAPPRSAAAWAWFTGWFNVLGQVAVTAGIDFGAASFLGAYLNLQFGFEVTPGRTVLLFAGILVLHGLLNTFGVRIVAFLNSVSVWWHVLGVAVIVGALALVPDRHQSASFVFTKFVNGTGWGSGFYVVLLGLLMAQYTFTGYDASAHMTEETHDASTAGPKGIVRSIWTSWIAGFVLLLGFTFAIQSYDKELASPTGAPPAQILLDALGATTGKLLLLVVIGAQLFCGMASVTANSRMIYAFSRDGALPFSHVWHTVSPRTRTPVAAVWLAAFGALALGLPYLINSTAYAAVTSIAVIGLYIAYVVPTFLRVRRGADFERGPWHLGRWSVPIGVVSVTWVVLITVLFMLPQVSPVTWKTFNYAPVAVLVVLGFAATWWLASARHWFLRPAHVPGPAPEPVEK from the coding sequence ATGACAGAAGACGCGGCAGTGCGCAGCAGAGCGGAAGGGCCGTCCGACGAGGAACGGCTGGCCCAGCTCGGTTACACCCAGGTCCTCGCCCGCCGGATGTCGGCGTTCTCGAACTACGCCGTCTCCTTCACCATCATCTCGGTGCTGTCCGGCTGCCTGACCCTCTACCTCTTCGGCATGATCACCGGCGGTCCCGCGGTGATCACCTGGGGCTGGGTCGCGGTCGGCCTGATGACCCTGTTCGTGGGGCTGTCCATGGCCGAGATCTGCTCGGCCTACCCGACCTCCGCGGGCCTGTACTTCTGGGCCCACCGCCTGGCGCCCCCGCGCTCGGCGGCGGCGTGGGCGTGGTTCACGGGCTGGTTCAACGTGCTGGGCCAGGTGGCGGTGACGGCGGGCATCGACTTCGGCGCCGCGTCCTTCCTCGGCGCCTACCTGAACCTCCAGTTCGGCTTCGAGGTGACCCCCGGCCGCACGGTCCTGCTCTTCGCGGGCATCCTCGTGCTGCACGGCCTGCTGAACACCTTCGGCGTCCGGATCGTCGCCTTCCTGAACAGCGTCAGCGTGTGGTGGCACGTCCTGGGCGTGGCGGTGATCGTCGGCGCGCTGGCCCTCGTCCCGGACCGCCATCAGTCGGCGTCCTTCGTGTTCACGAAGTTCGTCAACGGGACGGGCTGGGGCAGCGGTTTCTACGTGGTCCTGCTCGGCCTCCTCATGGCCCAGTACACGTTCACCGGCTACGACGCCTCGGCGCACATGACGGAGGAGACCCACGACGCCTCCACCGCGGGCCCGAAGGGCATCGTCCGGTCCATCTGGACCTCCTGGATCGCGGGCTTCGTCCTGCTGCTGGGCTTCACCTTCGCCATCCAGTCGTACGACAAGGAGCTGGCCTCCCCGACCGGGGCGCCGCCCGCGCAGATCCTGCTGGACGCGCTGGGCGCGACCACGGGAAAGCTGCTGCTGCTGGTGGTGATCGGTGCCCAGCTGTTCTGCGGCATGGCCTCGGTCACCGCCAACAGCCGCATGATCTACGCCTTCTCCCGCGACGGGGCGCTGCCCTTCTCGCACGTCTGGCACACGGTCAGCCCGCGCACCCGCACCCCCGTGGCGGCGGTCTGGCTGGCCGCGTTCGGCGCCCTGGCCCTCGGCCTGCCCTACCTCATCAACTCGACGGCCTACGCGGCGGTGACGTCGATCGCGGTGATCGGCCTCTACATCGCCTACGTCGTGCCGACCTTCCTGCGCGTCCGCAGGGGAGCGGACTTCGAGCGCGGTCCCTGGCACCTGGGCCGCTGGTCGGTGCCGATCGGCGTGGTGTCCGTCACCTGGGTCGTGCTGATCACCGTGCTGTTCATGCTGCCCCAGGTCTCCCCGGTCACCTGGAAGACGTTCAACTACGCCCCGGTCGCCGTCCTGGTCGTCCTCGGCTTCGCCGCGACCTGGTGGCTGGCCTCCGCCCGCCACTGGTTCCTCAGGCCGGCGCACGTCCCCGGACCCGCCCCCGAGCCGGTCGAAAAGTAG
- a CDS encoding aldo/keto reductase, translating into MRQVALGSQGLRVSAQGLGCMGMSQSYGVGNDEESIRTVHRALDLGVTLIDTADVYGATGLYGVGANEKLVGYALRERRDEVTLATKCGIVDMRPGAGMELRADPEYVRQCCDESLRRLGVDHIDLYYLHRIDPKTPVEDSIGAFAELVKAGKVRYIGVSEVTAEELERAHAVHPVTAVQSEYSLWSRELEAQVLPAARRLGIGVVPFSPLGRGFLTGAVTSRDTMAANDMRRNLPRFSQDNLDANQQVVDVIREIADAHGVRPGQIALAWVHAQGDDIVPIPGTKRISYLEQNTAAADLTLTDDDLARLGAAAALIQGGRR; encoded by the coding sequence ATGCGTCAGGTCGCTCTGGGCAGCCAGGGTCTGCGAGTCTCCGCACAGGGGCTCGGCTGCATGGGCATGAGCCAGTCGTACGGGGTCGGCAACGACGAGGAGTCGATCAGAACCGTCCACCGGGCCCTCGACCTGGGCGTCACCCTGATCGACACGGCCGACGTGTACGGCGCGACCGGCCTGTACGGCGTCGGCGCCAACGAGAAGCTGGTCGGCTACGCGCTCAGGGAGCGCCGGGACGAGGTCACCCTCGCCACCAAGTGCGGCATCGTCGACATGCGGCCCGGCGCCGGTATGGAGCTGCGCGCCGACCCGGAGTACGTCCGGCAGTGCTGCGACGAGTCGCTCAGGCGCCTCGGCGTGGACCACATCGACCTGTACTACCTGCACCGGATCGACCCGAAGACCCCCGTAGAGGACTCCATCGGCGCCTTCGCCGAGCTGGTGAAGGCGGGCAAGGTCCGCTACATCGGCGTCTCCGAGGTGACCGCCGAGGAACTGGAGCGCGCCCACGCCGTACACCCGGTCACCGCCGTGCAGAGCGAGTACTCGCTGTGGAGCCGCGAGCTGGAGGCGCAGGTCCTGCCGGCCGCCCGCCGGCTGGGCATCGGCGTGGTCCCGTTCTCCCCGCTCGGCCGCGGCTTCCTGACCGGCGCGGTCACCAGCCGGGACACCATGGCGGCCAACGACATGCGCCGCAACCTGCCGCGGTTCTCCCAGGACAACCTGGACGCCAACCAGCAGGTCGTGGACGTCATCCGGGAGATCGCCGACGCCCACGGGGTGCGGCCCGGGCAGATCGCGCTGGCCTGGGTGCACGCCCAGGGCGACGACATCGTGCCCATCCCGGGCACCAAGCGGATCAGCTACCTGGAGCAGAACACGGCCGCCGCCGACCTCACGCTGACCGACGACGACCTGGCCCGCCTCGGCGCGGCGGCCGCCCTGATCCAGGGCGGCCGCCGCTGA
- a CDS encoding DEAD/DEAH box helicase codes for MSVSSTDHIVVSENENELDDVTTEVTETTDTPQTTDTPEITFADLGLPEGVVRKLAQNGVTVPFPIQAATIPDALAGKDILGRGRTGSGKTLSFGLPTLATLAGGRTQKHKPRAVILTPTRELAMQVADALQPYGDVLGLKMKVVCGGTSMGNQIYALERGVDILVATPGRLRDIINRGACSLEDTQIAVLDEADQMSDLGFLPEVTELLDQVPAGGQRMLFSATMENEISTLVKRYLTDPVTHEVDSAQGNVTTMSHHILIVKPKDKAPVTAAIASRKGRTIIFVRTQLGADRIAEQLRDAGVKADALHGGMTQGARTRTLADFKDGYVNALVATDVAARGIHVDGIDLVLNVDPAGDHKDYLHRAGRTARAGRTGTVVSLSLPHQRRQIFRLMEDAGVDAARHIIQGAGTFDPEVAEITGARSMTEVQAESANNAAQQAERELAQLTKELERAQRRAAELRDEADRLVARVARERGEDPETAVAEAQAAAAQAVTEPAVAEEPAQRETERDERPAASAPYERRERRSFDRDRGERGFERRDDRGGRSFERREERRPFDRDRNDRGFERRDDRGGDRGGRSFERREERRPFDRDRNDRGFERRDDRGGDRGGRSFERRDDRGDRGGDRGGRSFERRDERRPFDRDRGGRPFERRDERGGFRRDERGGHRGSDRPFNRDRRDDRPGFRSAGHDRPYGRRDDHRGSGSGSGSGSFGRRDDKPRWKRNG; via the coding sequence ATGTCCGTGTCCAGTACTGATCACATCGTCGTGTCCGAGAACGAGAACGAGCTCGACGACGTGACCACCGAGGTCACCGAGACCACTGACACCCCCCAGACCACCGACACCCCTGAGATCACCTTCGCCGACCTCGGGCTTCCCGAGGGCGTCGTGCGCAAGCTGGCCCAGAACGGTGTCACCGTCCCCTTCCCGATCCAGGCCGCGACCATCCCGGACGCCCTGGCCGGCAAGGACATCCTCGGCCGTGGCCGCACCGGCTCCGGCAAGACCCTCTCCTTCGGTCTGCCCACCCTGGCCACGCTGGCCGGCGGCCGCACCCAGAAGCACAAGCCCCGCGCCGTCATCCTGACCCCGACGCGCGAGCTGGCCATGCAGGTGGCCGACGCCCTCCAGCCGTACGGCGACGTCCTCGGCCTGAAGATGAAGGTCGTCTGCGGCGGTACGTCGATGGGCAACCAGATCTACGCCCTGGAGCGCGGCGTCGACATCCTCGTCGCCACCCCGGGCCGGCTGCGCGACATCATCAACCGCGGCGCCTGCTCCCTGGAGGACACCCAGATCGCGGTCCTCGACGAGGCCGACCAGATGTCCGACCTGGGCTTCCTGCCCGAGGTCACCGAGCTGCTCGACCAGGTCCCGGCGGGCGGCCAGCGGATGCTGTTCTCCGCGACCATGGAGAACGAGATCTCCACGCTGGTCAAGCGCTACCTGACCGACCCGGTCACGCACGAGGTCGACAGCGCCCAGGGCAACGTCACGACCATGTCGCACCACATCCTCATCGTGAAGCCCAAGGACAAGGCGCCGGTCACCGCCGCGATCGCCTCCCGCAAGGGCCGCACGATCATCTTCGTCCGCACCCAGCTGGGCGCCGACCGCATCGCCGAGCAGCTGCGTGACGCCGGTGTGAAGGCCGACGCGCTGCACGGCGGCATGACCCAGGGCGCCCGCACCCGGACGCTGGCCGACTTCAAGGACGGTTACGTCAACGCGCTCGTCGCGACCGACGTCGCCGCCCGCGGCATCCACGTGGACGGCATCGACCTGGTGCTGAACGTCGACCCGGCCGGCGACCACAAGGACTACCTGCACCGCGCGGGCCGTACCGCGCGTGCCGGCCGCACCGGCACGGTCGTCTCGCTGTCCCTGCCGCACCAGCGGCGCCAGATCTTCCGCCTGATGGAGGACGCGGGCGTCGACGCCGCGCGCCACATCATCCAGGGCGCCGGCACCTTCGACCCGGAGGTCGCCGAGATCACCGGCGCCCGGTCGATGACCGAGGTCCAGGCCGAGTCCGCGAACAACGCGGCGCAGCAGGCCGAGCGCGAGCTCGCCCAGCTCACCAAGGAGCTGGAGCGCGCCCAGCGCCGCGCCGCCGAGCTGCGTGACGAGGCCGACCGGCTGGTCGCCCGGGTCGCCCGCGAGCGCGGCGAGGACCCGGAGACCGCCGTGGCCGAGGCCCAGGCGGCCGCGGCCCAGGCCGTGACCGAGCCGGCCGTGGCCGAGGAGCCGGCCCAGCGCGAGACCGAGCGCGACGAGCGTCCGGCGGCCTCGGCGCCGTACGAGCGCCGGGAGCGCCGTTCCTTCGACCGCGACCGCGGCGAGCGGGGCTTCGAGCGCCGTGACGACCGTGGCGGGCGTTCCTTCGAGCGTCGTGAGGAGCGTCGTCCGTTCGACCGCGACCGTAACGACCGTGGTTTCGAGCGTCGCGACGACCGTGGCGGTGACCGCGGTGGCCGTTCCTTCGAGCGTCGTGAGGAGCGTCGTCCGTTCGACCGCGACCGTAACGACCGTGGTTTCGAGCGCCGTGACGACCGTGGCGGTGACCGCGGTGGCCGTTCCTTCGAGCGCCGCGACGACCGGGGCGACCGCGGCGGTGACCGTGGCGGCCGTTCCTTCGAGCGCCGTGACGAGCGCCGTCCGTTCGACCGCGACCGTGGTGGCCGTCCCTTCGAGCGCCGTGACGAGCGGGGCGGCTTCCGCCGCGACGAGCGCGGTGGCCACCGGGGCAGCGACCGTCCGTTCAACCGCGACCGCCGCGACGACCGTCCGGGCTTCCGCTCCGCCGGTCACGACCGCCCCTACGGCCGTCGTGACGACCACCGCGGTTCCGGTTCCGGTTCCGGTTCCGGCTCGTTCGGCCGCCGCGACGACAAGCCGCGCTGGAAGCGCAACGGCTGA
- a CDS encoding metallopeptidase family protein — protein MLEMTREEFEELVAEALDRIPPELTRLMDNVAVFVEDEPPADDPELLGLYEGTPLTERGEWYAGVLPDRITVYRGPTLRMCASRADVVAEVEVTVVHEIAHHFGIDDARLHALGYG, from the coding sequence GTGCTGGAGATGACGCGCGAGGAGTTCGAGGAACTGGTCGCCGAGGCGCTGGACCGGATCCCCCCGGAGCTGACGCGGCTGATGGACAACGTGGCGGTGTTCGTCGAGGACGAACCGCCCGCGGACGATCCGGAGCTGCTCGGGCTCTACGAGGGGACCCCGCTGACCGAGCGGGGCGAGTGGTACGCCGGGGTGCTGCCGGACCGGATCACCGTGTACCGGGGCCCGACGCTGCGGATGTGCGCGTCCCGGGCCGACGTGGTGGCCGAGGTGGAGGTCACCGTGGTGCACGAGATCGCCCACCACTTCGGGATCGACGACGCCCGGCTGCACGCGCTCGGGTACGGGTGA
- a CDS encoding metallophosphoesterase family protein: MARVPVAALDRMLKRRFRPSARPLPALELAERPRPWLNALGLAAVVLVGAWLGLLVVGDVRAPVGPVNTTMALRPSLTGGTKINVSPLGALTLDSHVAPVRLDVNVDQLDPLRSAALVDHPERLSGLQDEVARDVEHGTLDLAVRSSVAVVAGACALGLAVYRRPGRALAAGGLALTLLAASGATAYATWNPRSVLEPRFSGLLSSAPSVVGNARSIVTEFDVYQKELARLVTNVTKLYDVTSTLPAYQPDPSTLRVLHVSDIHLNPASWKIIASLVRQYKVDVIVDSGDTMDHGTAAENGFLDPIPDLGAPYVWVRGNHDSRVTQRYLRHLKNVHVLDDGRARTVGGLRFAGIGDPQFTPDRSQARGGDAAERLAGDRLASALHDQRAAGTPVDVAIAHEPVAARETDGEVPLVLCGHLHHEGTEVLKYGTRLRMEGSTGGSGLRAVERRYPAPIEASILYFDRDTRRLQAWDAIQLGGLGLTTAEVSRHLPEENLPGATPSPGPTSPSSPASP, translated from the coding sequence ATGGCCCGCGTCCCCGTCGCAGCCCTGGACCGCATGCTGAAACGCCGCTTCCGCCCGTCCGCCCGCCCGCTCCCCGCCCTCGAACTCGCCGAACGCCCCCGGCCGTGGCTGAACGCCCTCGGCCTCGCCGCGGTGGTGCTCGTCGGCGCCTGGCTGGGCCTGCTCGTCGTCGGCGACGTACGGGCCCCGGTCGGCCCGGTGAACACGACCATGGCGCTGCGCCCGTCCCTCACCGGCGGCACGAAGATCAACGTCTCCCCGCTCGGCGCGCTGACCCTGGACAGCCACGTCGCCCCGGTCCGCCTGGACGTCAACGTCGACCAGCTCGACCCGCTGCGCTCGGCGGCCCTCGTCGACCACCCCGAACGGCTCTCCGGGCTCCAGGACGAGGTGGCCCGGGACGTGGAGCACGGCACCCTCGACCTGGCGGTGCGTTCCTCGGTCGCCGTGGTGGCCGGGGCGTGCGCCCTGGGCCTGGCCGTCTACCGCCGCCCGGGCCGCGCCCTGGCCGCCGGCGGCCTGGCACTCACCCTGCTCGCCGCCTCGGGCGCGACGGCGTACGCCACCTGGAACCCCAGGTCGGTGCTCGAACCCCGGTTCTCCGGCCTGCTGTCCTCCGCGCCGTCCGTGGTCGGCAACGCGCGCAGCATCGTCACCGAGTTCGACGTCTACCAGAAGGAACTGGCCCGCCTGGTGACGAACGTGACCAAGCTCTACGACGTCACCTCCACGCTCCCGGCCTACCAGCCGGACCCCTCAACCCTGCGGGTCCTGCACGTCTCCGACATCCACCTCAACCCGGCGAGCTGGAAGATCATCGCCTCGCTGGTGAGGCAGTACAAGGTGGACGTGATCGTCGACTCGGGCGACACGATGGACCACGGCACGGCGGCCGAGAACGGCTTCCTCGACCCGATCCCGGACCTGGGCGCGCCCTACGTCTGGGTCCGCGGCAACCACGACTCGCGGGTCACCCAGCGCTACCTGCGGCACCTGAAGAACGTGCACGTGCTGGACGACGGGCGGGCGCGGACGGTCGGCGGCCTGCGCTTCGCGGGGATCGGCGACCCCCAGTTCACCCCCGACCGCTCCCAGGCCCGCGGCGGTGACGCGGCCGAGCGGCTCGCGGGCGACCGCCTGGCCTCGGCCCTGCACGACCAGCGGGCGGCCGGCACGCCGGTGGACGTGGCGATCGCCCACGAGCCCGTGGCCGCCCGGGAGACGGACGGCGAGGTGCCCCTGGTGCTGTGCGGGCACCTGCACCACGAGGGCACCGAGGTGCTGAAGTACGGCACCCGGCTGCGGATGGAGGGCTCGACCGGCGGCAGCGGCCTGCGCGCGGTGGAGCGCAGGTACCCGGCGCCCATCGAGGCCTCGATCCTCTACTTCGACCGCGACACCCGCCGCCTGCAGGCCTGGGACGCGATCCAGCTCGGGGGTCTGGGCCTGACGACGGCCGAGGTCAGCCGCCACCTGCCGGAGGAGAACCTGCCCGGCGCCACCCCGTCCCCGGGGCCCACCTCGCCCTCGTCCCCGGCGTCCCCGTAA